Proteins from a genomic interval of Bifidobacterium longum subsp. infantis ATCC 15697 = JCM 1222 = DSM 20088:
- a CDS encoding glycosyltransferase family 2 protein: MARTAKTLTFVIPAYNMESYLDRCVSSLLSATNTDDIEVLVVDDGSKDGTLEMAQKFEARYPGIVRAIHQENKGHGGAVNTGIAAANGMYVKVVDADDWVDPESLEQVMAVLREEADSTEPIDMLVTNYVYDKVGKRNKHVVNFRHAMKAGARLTWNDLGHFGLAEYILMHALTYRTAVVRESGMQLPEHTFYVDFIYAYQPFPWVKTMKYLDTPFYHYFIGRDGQSVQTDVMIRRVDQLRLVNQCMVRATPERDTVPDGLYRYMIHFLAIESSVASVFMILSRDPENYEKKKDMWDDIKAHSPTIYKDVRKKAMSRALNLRGSIGRFVIRKGYFVAEHVVGFN, translated from the coding sequence ATGGCCCGCACGGCAAAGACGCTCACCTTTGTGATCCCCGCATACAATATGGAATCCTATCTCGATCGCTGCGTAAGCTCGCTGCTTTCGGCGACGAACACCGACGACATCGAAGTGCTGGTCGTCGACGACGGATCGAAAGACGGCACGCTGGAAATGGCACAGAAATTCGAGGCCCGCTATCCAGGCATCGTGCGCGCCATCCACCAGGAGAACAAGGGCCACGGCGGCGCGGTCAACACCGGCATCGCGGCGGCGAACGGCATGTATGTGAAGGTTGTGGACGCGGATGATTGGGTGGACCCCGAATCGCTCGAACAGGTCATGGCCGTGCTGCGCGAAGAGGCCGATTCCACCGAGCCGATCGACATGCTCGTCACCAATTATGTGTATGACAAGGTTGGCAAACGCAACAAGCATGTGGTGAACTTCCGCCATGCCATGAAGGCCGGCGCGCGCCTGACCTGGAACGATCTTGGGCATTTCGGCTTGGCTGAATACATTCTCATGCACGCGCTGACGTACCGCACCGCCGTGGTGCGAGAGTCCGGCATGCAGCTGCCGGAGCACACGTTCTACGTGGACTTCATTTACGCGTACCAGCCGTTCCCGTGGGTGAAGACCATGAAGTATTTGGATACGCCGTTCTACCACTATTTCATCGGGCGCGACGGGCAAAGCGTGCAGACCGATGTGATGATCCGCCGCGTCGACCAGCTACGCCTCGTCAACCAGTGCATGGTGCGTGCCACCCCGGAACGCGACACGGTGCCGGACGGCCTGTACCGTTATATGATCCACTTCCTGGCGATTGAAAGTTCCGTGGCAAGTGTGTTCATGATTTTGTCTCGCGATCCGGAAAATTATGAGAAGAAAAAGGATATGTGGGACGACATCAAGGCGCACTCCCCCACTATTTACAAGGATGTGCGCAAGAAAGCCATGTCTCGCGCGCTGAACTTGCGCGGGTCGATCGGTCGTTTCGTGATTCGCAAGGGATATTTCGTGGCGGAACACGTCGTCGGGTTCAACTGA
- a CDS encoding TetR/AcrR family transcriptional regulator → MTSYQRREQLIEIGRSLFASKGFEAVSVEEIAATAKVSKPIVYEHFGGKEGLYAVVVDREMRALTGTLTSALDDPTVHPRQIVERTALALLTYIEEDAEGFQVLARDSPSTEPSGSFSSLLGDIAVRVEDILSETFKRQKLSTKGVPYYAQMLVGMTVFTGQYWADRPKVNKEQLAAYIVDLAWHGLSRLDSKPQLLFEGDKARKEARRRAKHLADSDGADQGRSNEVRTDPGQGTGEDPESRGTGSAAQTAHRPAGPGDEVLRFEQETERND, encoded by the coding sequence ATGACGTCGTATCAGCGGCGCGAGCAGCTCATCGAAATCGGTCGTTCGCTGTTCGCGTCGAAGGGTTTTGAAGCAGTGAGCGTGGAGGAGATCGCCGCCACCGCAAAAGTGTCGAAACCCATCGTCTACGAGCATTTCGGAGGCAAGGAGGGCCTGTACGCCGTGGTGGTGGACCGCGAAATGCGCGCGTTGACCGGCACGCTCACCAGCGCGTTGGATGATCCGACCGTGCACCCACGCCAGATCGTGGAACGCACCGCACTCGCACTGCTCACCTATATCGAAGAGGACGCCGAGGGATTCCAGGTACTGGCGCGCGACTCGCCCAGCACCGAACCGTCCGGCTCGTTCAGCTCACTGCTGGGAGACATCGCCGTGCGCGTCGAAGACATCCTTTCCGAAACGTTCAAACGGCAGAAACTCTCCACCAAAGGCGTGCCGTACTATGCGCAGATGCTGGTGGGCATGACCGTGTTCACCGGCCAATACTGGGCGGACCGCCCGAAGGTGAACAAGGAGCAGTTGGCCGCATATATCGTGGATCTGGCATGGCATGGGCTGAGCCGGCTCGACTCCAAACCCCAACTGCTCTTCGAAGGTGACAAGGCACGCAAGGAGGCCAGGCGCCGGGCCAAACACCTGGCCGATTCCGACGGCGCCGACCAGGGCCGGTCGAATGAAGTCCGGACGGATCCCGGTCAGGGTACCGGCGAGGATCCGGAATCTCGGGGCACGGGTTCGGCGGCGCAGACCGCACACCGCCCCGCCGGGCCGGGAGACGAAGTGCTACGGTTTGAACAGGAAACTGAACGCAACGACTGA
- a CDS encoding DUF2089 family protein yields the protein MDRLPEWLANLAEEDLAFIKNFVLSSGSLKQMSQLYQVSYPTMRIRLDRLIEKIRLNDNETEDPFILLVKSLAIDDRYDVDTARILIDEYRKRKDES from the coding sequence GTGGACCGTCTACCAGAATGGTTGGCCAACCTTGCGGAGGAGGATTTGGCCTTCATCAAGAACTTCGTGCTATCGTCAGGATCTCTGAAGCAAATGTCCCAGCTGTATCAAGTCTCCTACCCGACCATGAGGATCCGGCTTGACAGGCTTATCGAAAAAATACGGTTGAACGACAACGAGACGGAGGATCCATTCATCCTCTTGGTGAAGAGTCTCGCCATTGACGATAGATACGACGTCGACACGGCTCGAATACTCATAGACGAGTACAGAAAGAGAAAGGATGAATCATGA
- the ftsY gene encoding signal recognition particle-docking protein FtsY gives MDTNVIIAIVAVAVIAAILVIGGWWFGKSRKAAVAKSTEAAKAKADARLAAEAESAASDSSTVKPSVDSNVDAAEKAPAESQQKSSAQASSSETAAPAPATEAKPEPVHDTPESAGTRMQRLKARLSKSGNPFGKALFNILAKDQLSEADWEDVEDTLLLADVGAEASEQLVEELRNDARIAGQSDPAEVRAALKDKLLKLVGTDIDRRLNADKDGANKPSVVIMVGVNGTGKTTTAGKLSRLLVSEGKQVMMGAADTFRAAAADQLETWGARVNVPVVRSDKDGADPASVAFEASAKAKEANADVLIIDTAGRLQNKSNLMDELGKIRRVTEKNLPVDEVLLVLDATTGQNGMAQAKVFAEAIGITGVVLSKLDGSAKGGIVISVQKELGVPVKLVGLGEGPDDLAPFDPEGFVDGILA, from the coding sequence ATGGATACGAATGTGATTATTGCGATTGTCGCCGTCGCCGTCATCGCGGCAATTCTGGTGATCGGCGGATGGTGGTTCGGCAAGAGCCGCAAGGCTGCCGTGGCCAAGTCCACCGAAGCCGCGAAAGCCAAGGCCGACGCCCGTCTTGCTGCGGAAGCGGAGTCGGCCGCATCTGATTCTTCCACGGTGAAGCCGTCCGTTGATTCCAATGTTGATGCAGCTGAAAAAGCTCCGGCTGAAAGTCAGCAGAAGTCCTCAGCTCAAGCTTCCTCTTCCGAAACGGCGGCTCCTGCACCAGCCACCGAAGCCAAGCCCGAACCGGTTCATGACACCCCCGAATCCGCCGGCACACGCATGCAGCGTCTTAAGGCGCGGCTGTCGAAATCCGGCAATCCGTTCGGCAAGGCCCTGTTCAACATTCTTGCGAAGGATCAGCTCTCCGAAGCCGATTGGGAAGACGTCGAAGACACCCTTCTGCTCGCCGATGTTGGCGCGGAAGCCAGCGAACAGCTCGTCGAGGAACTACGCAACGACGCCCGAATCGCAGGCCAGTCCGATCCGGCCGAAGTGCGCGCGGCGCTGAAAGACAAACTGCTCAAGCTCGTCGGTACTGACATCGACCGCCGGCTCAACGCCGACAAGGACGGCGCGAACAAGCCGAGCGTTGTCATCATGGTCGGTGTGAACGGCACCGGCAAAACCACCACCGCGGGCAAGCTTTCCCGCCTGCTTGTTTCCGAAGGCAAGCAGGTCATGATGGGCGCGGCCGACACCTTCCGCGCTGCCGCCGCCGACCAGCTCGAAACCTGGGGCGCACGCGTCAACGTGCCCGTCGTCCGCTCCGACAAGGACGGTGCCGACCCGGCATCCGTCGCCTTCGAGGCATCCGCCAAGGCCAAGGAAGCGAACGCGGACGTGCTCATCATCGACACCGCCGGCCGACTGCAGAACAAGTCGAACCTGATGGACGAGCTCGGCAAGATCCGCCGCGTCACCGAAAAGAACCTGCCGGTGGACGAGGTGCTGCTCGTGCTCGACGCCACCACCGGCCAAAACGGCATGGCCCAGGCCAAGGTGTTCGCCGAAGCCATCGGCATTACCGGTGTGGTGCTCTCCAAGCTTGACGGTTCCGCCAAGGGCGGCATCGTGATCAGCGTGCAGAAGGAGCTCGGCGTGCCGGTCAAGCTCGTCGGTCTTGGCGAAGGTCCGGACGATTTGGCACCGTTCGATCCCGAAGGTTTCGTGGACGGCATTCTCGCGTAA
- a CDS encoding ammonium transporter produces the protein MGAIDSGNTAWILTSASLVFLMTPGVAFFYGGMVRAKAVLNMLMLEAAALSVTMIIWTLWGWSIAYAGSDIGGIFGDPASGFLLKDSMVAQDGVFTATGLNGNNYPVSVDVAFQVAFAMITVGLICGAIAERVKYSTWMIFVALWVTFDYAPMAHMVWNGGLLSADGAISKAIGAAAHDFAGGTVVHINAAVAALIIVLIIGKRKGFGTQPFRPHNVPFVMLGAFLLWFGWFGFNAGSAFAANGTAGYAWVSTSAATAAAMLSWGFTEKIRSGHYTAMGAASGMVAGLVAITPAADVVSPLWAIVMGAIAGVLTCLACGLKFKFGYDDSLDVVGVHGVGGFTGTILVGFFGEGAGLLAGGDWRQLVVQLVIALVAILYSAVITAIIAFALEKTIGWRVTEAQEVGGIDLADQGERAYDFAGTASSVLKEVK, from the coding sequence ATGGGAGCGATTGATTCCGGTAACACCGCATGGATTCTGACATCCGCGTCCTTGGTTTTCCTCATGACGCCTGGTGTGGCGTTCTTCTACGGTGGTATGGTTCGCGCCAAGGCCGTACTGAACATGCTGATGCTTGAGGCGGCCGCGCTGTCGGTCACTATGATTATCTGGACTTTGTGGGGTTGGTCCATCGCATACGCCGGTTCCGACATCGGAGGCATCTTCGGCGACCCGGCCAGCGGCTTCCTGCTGAAGGACTCCATGGTCGCGCAGGACGGCGTGTTCACCGCCACCGGTCTGAACGGCAACAACTACCCGGTTTCTGTGGACGTCGCCTTCCAGGTCGCCTTCGCGATGATTACCGTAGGCCTGATCTGTGGCGCCATCGCCGAGCGTGTGAAGTACAGCACCTGGATGATCTTCGTGGCGCTGTGGGTTACCTTCGACTACGCTCCTATGGCCCACATGGTCTGGAACGGTGGTCTGCTGTCTGCTGACGGCGCCATCTCCAAGGCCATCGGCGCGGCCGCCCACGATTTCGCAGGTGGTACCGTGGTGCACATCAACGCCGCAGTCGCCGCCCTGATTATCGTGCTCATCATCGGCAAGCGTAAGGGCTTCGGCACTCAGCCGTTCCGCCCGCACAACGTGCCGTTCGTGATGCTCGGCGCCTTCCTGCTGTGGTTCGGCTGGTTCGGCTTCAACGCTGGTTCCGCCTTCGCCGCCAACGGTACCGCTGGTTATGCTTGGGTTTCCACTTCCGCCGCTACCGCCGCCGCAATGCTTTCGTGGGGCTTCACCGAGAAGATTCGCTCCGGCCACTACACCGCAATGGGTGCCGCTTCGGGTATGGTCGCCGGCCTGGTCGCCATCACCCCGGCCGCCGATGTGGTTTCCCCGCTGTGGGCCATCGTGATGGGTGCCATCGCGGGTGTTCTGACCTGCCTGGCTTGCGGTCTCAAGTTCAAGTTCGGTTACGATGACTCCCTCGACGTCGTCGGCGTACATGGCGTGGGTGGTTTCACCGGCACCATTCTCGTTGGCTTCTTCGGCGAAGGCGCCGGTCTGCTGGCTGGTGGCGACTGGCGTCAGCTCGTTGTCCAGCTGGTCATCGCTCTCGTCGCCATCCTCTACTCCGCGGTGATCACCGCGATCATCGCCTTCGCTCTGGAGAAGACCATTGGTTGGCGCGTCACCGAGGCCCAGGAAGTCGGCGGCATCGACCTTGCCGACCAGGGCGAACGTGCTTACGATTTTGCTGGTACTGCCAGCTCCGTCCTCAAGGAGGTGAAGTGA
- a CDS encoding P-II family nitrogen regulator → MKLITAIIQPHKLDDVKEALAAAGVHGLTVSEANGYGRQRGHTEVYRGAEYTVDLIPKIRVEVLSDDADAETLVGVIIKSAGTGTIGDGKVWVAPLDSVARVRTGETGSAAI, encoded by the coding sequence ATGAAGCTGATCACCGCTATCATTCAGCCTCATAAGCTCGACGATGTCAAGGAGGCCCTCGCGGCCGCCGGCGTGCACGGTCTGACCGTGTCCGAGGCCAACGGCTACGGCCGCCAGCGCGGCCACACCGAGGTCTACCGTGGCGCTGAGTACACCGTGGACCTGATTCCGAAGATTCGCGTTGAAGTGCTGTCCGATGACGCGGATGCCGAGACGCTGGTCGGTGTGATCATCAAGTCCGCCGGCACCGGCACCATCGGTGACGGCAAGGTGTGGGTCGCTCCGCTGGACTCCGTGGCCCGCGTGCGTACCGGTGAGACCGGTTCCGCCGCGATCTGA
- a CDS encoding nucleotidyltransferase domain-containing protein, with product MTSAVDGLKQRFMDMSQPDDDGVYRNGATKRKARTELAMQCLTELWNAACKDVSFPVPDSGIGFAAVGSLARGQLGPSSDLDLVIIYEPRTLNDQQLNELANKLWYPLWDSGLDLDHSIRTRAQCEEVTDHDLPAAMGWLDVKPIAGDTALITTTATSILERWRKAARKRLPELLDSAKARLDEFGRLQYVNQPDIKEARGGLRDAVLVSALAASWLADRPHGIYDEAVERLLDVRDCIHLVAGKDTNLMLTPYQAKVAVMLGLADPTWPENERAAYSIDDLQTLLARIGRRISFSLDSTASRAEHSLTHEKPRFAFFQMFSQRSGGKREAPQFDVVAPGVAKHEGELVLAPGAEPAKDAKLASRMAVAAGEFGLPINPSTLVNLKRCPIHDNQWDDESRELFIRLLACGPNLMEVWESIDFVDIPGRWMPEWLGVRNRPSASAAHRYTIDRHMVEVTSRLGRETPSGGRYDDDHFKALLLAGITHDIGKRAFVADHAAEGARHVPVILKRMGYAPDIVDWATVLVREHLTLSEFATGKDPYDPAVAEELADRLHHDKMLLDMLFDLTRADGSSLGATAGETITKQYGWSKWREQIVRGMYSAARAAM from the coding sequence ATGACTTCAGCAGTCGATGGCTTGAAACAACGATTCATGGATATGAGCCAGCCGGATGACGACGGCGTCTACCGGAATGGTGCGACCAAGCGCAAAGCTCGCACGGAACTGGCCATGCAATGCCTCACGGAGCTGTGGAATGCGGCCTGCAAGGATGTCTCTTTCCCTGTGCCCGACTCCGGCATCGGCTTCGCCGCGGTAGGCTCGCTGGCACGTGGCCAACTGGGCCCCAGCTCCGACCTCGACCTGGTCATCATCTACGAGCCTCGCACGTTGAACGACCAGCAGCTCAACGAGTTGGCCAACAAACTCTGGTACCCGCTATGGGACAGCGGTCTGGACCTCGACCACTCCATCCGCACGCGCGCCCAATGCGAGGAAGTCACCGACCATGACCTTCCCGCCGCCATGGGCTGGCTGGACGTGAAGCCCATCGCCGGCGACACCGCTCTGATCACCACCACCGCCACATCCATCCTCGAACGCTGGCGCAAGGCCGCCCGCAAGCGCCTGCCCGAACTGCTCGACTCCGCCAAAGCCCGACTCGACGAATTCGGCCGGCTCCAATACGTCAATCAGCCCGACATCAAGGAGGCCCGTGGGGGTTTGCGCGATGCGGTGCTCGTCTCCGCGCTCGCCGCCTCATGGCTGGCCGACCGCCCGCACGGCATCTACGACGAAGCCGTGGAACGTCTGCTCGACGTACGCGACTGCATCCATCTGGTGGCCGGCAAGGACACCAACCTGATGCTGACGCCCTATCAGGCCAAAGTAGCTGTCATGCTTGGCCTCGCCGATCCGACTTGGCCCGAAAACGAGCGTGCCGCCTACTCGATCGACGATTTGCAGACACTGCTTGCCCGTATCGGCCGGCGCATCTCCTTCTCGCTTGATTCCACCGCATCCCGCGCCGAACATTCGCTGACCCACGAAAAGCCGCGATTCGCGTTCTTCCAGATGTTCTCTCAGCGTTCTGGCGGCAAGCGCGAAGCCCCGCAATTCGACGTGGTGGCTCCCGGCGTGGCCAAGCACGAAGGCGAATTGGTGTTGGCGCCCGGTGCCGAGCCTGCCAAGGATGCCAAGCTGGCATCGCGTATGGCCGTGGCGGCCGGCGAATTCGGTTTGCCCATCAACCCGTCTACCTTGGTTAATCTGAAGCGTTGCCCGATTCACGACAACCAGTGGGATGACGAATCGCGCGAGCTGTTTATTCGTCTGCTTGCATGCGGGCCGAATCTTATGGAAGTGTGGGAGAGCATCGACTTCGTGGACATTCCGGGTCGATGGATGCCGGAATGGCTCGGCGTCCGCAACCGTCCGTCCGCCTCGGCCGCCCACCGATACACCATCGATCGGCATATGGTGGAGGTCACGTCGCGTCTGGGGCGCGAGACACCGTCCGGTGGACGGTACGATGACGATCATTTCAAGGCGTTGCTGTTGGCCGGTATTACCCATGACATCGGCAAGCGCGCGTTCGTGGCCGATCACGCCGCCGAGGGTGCCCGCCATGTGCCGGTGATTCTCAAGCGTATGGGCTACGCGCCGGACATCGTCGACTGGGCCACCGTGCTGGTGCGTGAGCATTTGACGCTATCCGAATTTGCCACGGGTAAGGACCCTTATGATCCGGCCGTGGCGGAGGAGTTGGCCGACCGTTTGCACCACGACAAGATGCTGTTGGATATGCTGTTCGACCTGACCCGGGCCGACGGCTCCTCGCTCGGTGCCACCGCCGGTGAGACCATCACCAAGCAATACGGCTGGTCCAAGTGGCGCGAACAAATCGTGCGCGGCATGTATTCCGCCGCCCGCGCCGCGATGTAA
- a CDS encoding MATE family efflux transporter, translating to MRVSVHIDSSDAKATSSGDTTRRDGFGTPHAGANTNTSNGPTDARSTNRRIVALALPTFGQLIAEPTFVLIDTAIVGHIGDAALAGLSIGSTIILTAVGLCIFLAYSTTAQVAHLLGAGRRREGLQAGIDGLWLALSIGTVLGLGLFAAAEPLCRALGGQGEVLEQAVTYTRAIVLGAPGMLMVYAANGIFRGLQKVRITLIAAVGGAVVNTVLDVLFVIVLNWGIAGSGVATLVAQWFMGLFLVIPAILWSRADGASLRPRLAGIAAAGGDGLPLFIRTLAIRAAMVTTVACAARMGTAVLAGFQAVNSSWNFAMNMLDSVGIAGQTLVATTLGAGSVQQARRLTRATGRAGLVTGAVIGTAFAVVGLFAGHFFSPTPHIQTLIAIGMVTMGIFFPLQGWMMAIDGILIGARDYRYLAVTCTLTAVVYVTLILILANMVTPALTSDLMRTAVLWAAFNVVLMGGRGLSNGLRMRSDAWMK from the coding sequence ATGCGTGTGAGCGTGCATATAGACTCTTCCGACGCCAAAGCCACCAGTTCCGGCGATACCACACGCCGCGATGGCTTCGGAACCCCGCATGCCGGCGCAAACACAAACACCAGCAACGGCCCGACCGACGCCCGCTCCACCAACCGCCGGATCGTGGCGCTGGCCCTGCCGACCTTCGGCCAGCTCATCGCCGAACCGACCTTCGTCCTTATCGACACAGCCATCGTCGGCCATATCGGGGATGCGGCGTTGGCCGGCCTGTCAATCGGCTCCACCATCATCCTCACGGCAGTCGGACTATGCATATTCCTGGCCTACTCGACCACTGCGCAGGTGGCGCACCTGCTGGGAGCTGGTCGTCGTCGCGAGGGACTGCAGGCAGGCATTGACGGCCTGTGGCTGGCCTTGAGTATCGGCACCGTGCTGGGATTGGGATTGTTCGCGGCTGCCGAGCCATTATGCCGGGCACTGGGCGGTCAGGGCGAAGTATTGGAACAAGCCGTGACCTATACGCGCGCAATCGTGCTGGGCGCGCCAGGCATGCTGATGGTATATGCGGCGAACGGCATTTTCCGAGGTTTGCAGAAGGTTCGTATCACGCTGATCGCTGCGGTGGGCGGCGCGGTGGTGAACACGGTGCTTGATGTGTTGTTCGTTATTGTGCTGAATTGGGGCATTGCCGGCTCCGGAGTGGCGACGCTGGTGGCTCAGTGGTTCATGGGGCTGTTCCTGGTAATCCCCGCCATTCTGTGGTCCCGGGCGGATGGTGCGAGTCTGCGGCCTCGTTTGGCCGGTATTGCGGCAGCCGGGGGCGACGGACTGCCATTGTTCATTCGCACATTGGCGATTCGTGCGGCCATGGTGACTACGGTCGCCTGTGCCGCGCGCATGGGTACTGCCGTGTTGGCCGGGTTTCAGGCTGTGAACTCCTCTTGGAATTTTGCGATGAACATGCTGGATTCCGTGGGCATCGCCGGCCAGACGCTGGTGGCCACAACGCTGGGCGCTGGCAGCGTGCAGCAGGCGCGGCGGCTGACGCGGGCGACCGGGCGTGCGGGACTGGTCACCGGCGCGGTAATCGGCACGGCTTTTGCGGTAGTCGGCCTGTTCGCCGGGCACTTCTTCTCCCCTACGCCACATATTCAGACGCTGATTGCCATCGGCATGGTGACGATGGGCATCTTCTTCCCGCTGCAAGGCTGGATGATGGCAATCGACGGCATTCTTATCGGCGCGCGCGACTACCGCTATCTGGCCGTCACATGCACGCTGACCGCCGTGGTGTATGTGACGCTCATACTCATACTGGCCAATATGGTGACGCCGGCGCTGACGAGCGACCTGATGCGTACCGCCGTACTCTGGGCCGCGTTCAACGTGGTGCTCATGGGCGGGCGCGGCCTGTCCAACGGGCTGCGCATGCGTTCGGACGCATGGATGAAGTAG